The window GGAGCTAAAATTGATTCTTATAGAGAGGGCATTGGAGGAACAGGTAATCTGCATTACCTTATGAGTTTTAAAAGTTGGGCTGATATGGCTAAGTTTAGTAATGAACTTGATCAAAATAAAGAATGGATTGAATTTCAGCTATCTACAGATCCAAATAGCTCTACCCTTGTTAAATCATTCCAAGGGTTCCAACTTTTCTAAATTAATAACAAAACATAAAGGGTCTTTGAGGCCCTTTATAATTGACAGGATGGATCTTTAATATAAGTTTAATGTTTATGAATAAGTTAATAATAACCTTTACCTTTATTGGTCTTCTTTTAGGCTGTAGTGAGAATAAAAATATGAATCCTTTTTTAAAAGAATACTCTACCCCTTATAAAATTCCTCCCTTCCAAGATATAAAGTCAAAACATTATATGCCAGCGTTTCTTGCAGGAATGAAAGAGCATCTAATTGAAATAGATGGAATAGTAAAAGATACAAATGAACCAACTTTTGAAAATACAATTGTAGAACTTGAAAGGACAGGTAAGACCTTAGACAAAGTATCAAATGTTTTTTTTAATCTATTAAGTTCTAATACAAATGATGAAATGGATGATATTGCTAAAGAAATAAGCCCATTACTTTCAGCTCACGGGGATAAGATTTCTTTAAATAAAAATCTATTTAAAAAAGTAAAAAGTGTTTATCAAAAAAAATCTACTTTAAATCTAAATACAGAGCAACAAAGATTAGTGGACGAAACGTATAAAAAATTTATTAGATCAGGAGTGCAGTTAAATACTGACTCCATGGATAAACTGACAGAAATAAATCAGCAATTATCCTCTTTGTCTCTCCAATTTGATCAAAACCTACTTAAAGAGACCAACGAAGGTTATAACTTAGTTATTGAAGATGAAAGCATGCTAGAGGGGCTGCCAAAAGATGTAATTAATCAGGCCCAAAAATTAGCTGAAAGTAGTGGCTCTAAAGGTAAATGGATTTTTAAACCCACCAGGGTCAGTATGTATCCTTTCTTAACCTACTCAACTAAAAGAGATTTAAGAGAAAAGCTGTATAAATCATATATTAAAAGAGGGGATAATGATAATGGAAAAGATAATAAGAATTTAGCAATACAGATGGCTGACCTTAGAACCCAAAAAGCAAATTTATTAGGTTATAAAACCCATGCAGATTTTATTCTTGAAAATACCATGGCGAAAAATACTCAGCAAGTTAAAAATCTTTTAGATCAAGTTTGGGTACCTGGCCTAGAAAGAGCTAAGAGTGAAGCTAAGGAAATGCAAAATCTTATTCAAGAAGAAGGTAAGAATTTTAAATTGGCTGCATGGGATTGGTGGCATTATTCAGAAAAAATACGCCAACTCAAGTATGACTTTTCAGAGGAGGAGATAAAGCCCTATTTTAGCGAAAACAAAGTGCTACAAGGAGCTTTTGATGTTGCTACTAAATTATTTGAAATTAATTTTACGGAAAGATTTGATTTGCCTAAATACAGAGAAAATATAAGAACATTTGAAGTTAAGAACTTATCTGGTGAGGTCATAGGTATTTTTTACACAGATTATACGGTAAGATCAAACAAAGGTGGCGGAGCTTGGATGAACACCTTTAGAAGTCAAAGTAAATTTGACGGAAAGCAGATACCCTTGGTTATGAATACTTGTAACTTCCCTCCTCCTAATGAAGATGGAGTAAGCTTGCTGTCCTTTGAGCAAGTAACAACTTTGTTTCATGAATTTGGTCATGCACTTCACGGTTTACTTTCAGATGCTACATATCCAAGCCTATCAGGCACTAGAGTTACCCGTGATTATGTAGAATTTCCCTCTCAAATGATGGAAAATTGGGCCGGAGAGCCAGAAGTTATTGCTTCTTTTGCAAAACATTATCAAACTGATGAGCCCATTCCTGAAGAACTACTTAAAAAAATTACTAAAGCATCAAAATTTAATCAGGGCTTTTCAACGACTGAGTATGTTGCAGCTGCATATCTTGATATGGCATGGCATACTCAAGATCAAAAAATAGAAGATGCAAATATTTTTGAAAAAAACACTCTAGACTCCCTCGGTCTTATCCCTGAGATAAATAGTAGATATCGAAGTACTTACTTTGCCCATATTTTTGCAGGTGGATACTCTATGGGATATTACAGTTATCTTTGGACAGAAGTATTAGAAGCTGATGCATTTCAACCCTTTCGTGAAAAGGGAATATTTGATAAGGAAACGGCCAATAAATTAAAAAAATATGTTTATTCTGCAGGTAATACTGATGACTTAATGACTCAATATAAACGTTATAGAGGAGCTGAACCTAAAATTGAACCCCTACTGAAAAAGAGAGGGTTAGATGAGTTTTGAAAAAAAAACCTATTCATATTCCTTATAAGAATGGAAAAGGAGGCATTAAGATAGGACTTGAAACTATAGCTAGTTCTAAATGGCTAGAAATAGACAGCTTTTTTGCCAAGGAGATAAACAATAAAAAATCACTTTTTATTGACAACCATACTCAAGTTTACCAAGACACTCCGGAGTCAATAGATTCTCAAAAAGAAGTACTAAAATTAATAACTCAAAATCTATCTACCTACCATCCTGATCATTATCAAAAAGCAAAAAAAAATATATTTTTCCAGGAGAACTTAACACCACTGGAATCCGCTGCACTCTTAGTACAAGAAGATCTATTAATTATGAGTCGTCAAGACAAAGAATATTTTCTAAGTGCCGCCTCTTTATGTTCACCTTCTAATTGGTCGCTGACAGAAAAATTTAATAAGTCCTTAATGGATGTACATGATGATGTGCCAACTTACTCAAATCTTATAGGTGATAAGGTAAACCATATTTTTATTAACTTGCCAAATCAGAAAATCTTTCAAAGATTTAATTGGTCAATATATGAGAGTCCTGATCTTTATCAACCTGCCATAAACAAAAGATCCATTAAAAGAGCAAAAGATATTAACAACTATAATGCGGGGGAAAAATTATTTATTAGAGTAGAAAGGCAAACCATTAGGAGGTTAGCCATAACTAAATCTATCTTATTTACCGTAAAAGTGCATATAACCCCTCTAGAAGATATAAAAAATGATATAAATTTATTAAAAGACCTCAATAAAGGCATAAATAATTTAGGGCAATCTTTAAAAAAATATAAATCAATAGATCAAATTGAAGAACCGCTAACAGGTTGGTTGAAAGAAGCTATAAGGCATCTCTCTTAGATATTCATTGTTCATAAAAGAATAAATAATTATTATATAGAGTAGTAATTTTTAAAATAATGACAAAAAAATATAAGCTCTTTGGAGGAGAAATATCTCCATATTCAGTAAAAATCCGTTCTTACTTTAGATATAAAGAAATACCTTATTCATGGATAATCAGAGGTCCCTCTAATGAAAAAGTATTTCAAAAATACTCTAAATTACCAATAATACCTTTAGTTATTTCTCCGAATAAAGAAGGCATTCAAGATTCAACAGTAATTATGGATAAATTAGAACAATTACACACAAATAAATCCATAGTTCCAGATGATCCTAGTATAGCTTTTATATCTTTTCTATTAGAAGAATATGCTGATGAATGGGGAAATAAGCATATGTTTCAGTACAGATGGAAAGCTGAAATAGATCAAAACTCTGCGAGCGCTAGAATTGCAGAGATGAACTTACCTTCTTATATAAAATATATACCAATCATAAACACAATCATAAAGTATAGAATTTCTAATTTAATTAAGAACAGGATGAGTAAAAGACTTTGGGTAATTGGTTCGAATAAATCCACAGAAAATCAGATTTCGGAGTCATTCATGAATCTATTGTCTCTAATGCAAAAACATCTTAAAGATAGACCTTTTATATTCGGAAAAAAACCAAGTTATGCTGATTTTGGTTTATGGGGACAAATTTATAATGCTTGGACTGACCCAACTCCTAGAACCATAATTGAACATAAATATTCCGGTTTATTACCATGGATTCAGAGAATGTTAAACCCTAAAGAGGAAGGTCCGTATGAATCATGGGACTTACTTTCACCAACTCTAATGCCAATCCTTAAAGAGGAAATTGCTAATACCTTTTTACCATGGACAGAAGCAATTACTGCAGGCATAAGATCAAATAAAAAAGAAATTTCTATAAAATTAAATGGAACGAAATTTATGCATAGTTTAGGAGGACCTCAAAAATATCATGTAAAATCTCTAGCCGCGCTTAAGCATAGATACATGATTCTAGAAGATAAAACATCACTAGATAAAATCCTGGTCGATGCCGGAATAAAAGAATTCTTTGATTTATAAATATTAAAACTAGGATTAAAGAACTATTCTTTAGAAACTTTTACTAAAAAAAAGCTTTATAAATTTTACTGAATATTAACTCTAAGTGGAAAGAAGAGATCTAAATAGAATCAATTTAAAATACTTAAGATTCTTTCTATCAGCCAAAAGGAACCTACTCCACCTATGAAATAAGATGAAAATTTATGTACAAATTCTTCTATATTTAAATATTTAAAGGCAATGATACTAATTCCAAAGACAGCTAGAATCAATAATTGACCAACCTCTATTCCTAAATTAAAGAATAGAAGTGAAAATGCTAAATTCTCATTTGCTATTCCAATCTCTGTTAAGGCACCTGCAAAACCAAAGCCATGTAATAGTCCAAAACCAAATGCAAAAAACCAAGGAGTTGTCTTAAATAAGGTCTTTTCATCAATCTCTAGGGCCAAATAAATTAAAGTCAAAGCTATCAAGGATTCAGTCACTAATTGGGGAAGACTAAAAATACCAAGAACTGATACTGCTAAAGTAATGCTATGAGCAACTGTAAATGCAGTAATTGTTTTTATAAGTGTGCCCAAACCTAGAATTATAAAAAGTAAACCAAAGATAAAAAGAATATGATCAAAGCCGCTTAATAAATGCTCTATTCCTAGACGGAAATAACTTGTAGGATAAATACTTATTTCTGAGGGAATAATGATACTTGAGTCATTCACAGTAACTAAACCTTGAAACGAGCTTTTATCTAAATAATTAATAGCAACTAAAGCATCTGTGGTTCTAGATAAACCTTTTATAGATATTGACTGTCCTTGCATTGAACTATCACAATCCAAAACCATCTCATTTACTAGATATTTCCCATTAAGTTTTGGAAGACCATCATTGAACTTTTTACAATTTGAAAATGTTACCTCAGGTTCAATATTATTATTTTTTAAAGGATACATCCATGTGGCTTTGTACTTGCCAACTGACAATTCCTCGACAATTAATCGAGCTGGATTCATTTCATGAGAAAGTATATTTAAGCTGATTGCAGAAAGAAATAAATAGAGGATTAATCTAGATATCATAAATATCTATCCTGACTGAATTTCTACAGAATATTCTTTACGTAAGCCTTTTAAGAAATGTTCCATCTCGATAGATTTTAGTTTAAATTGAAGATCTTCTCTTACCCTAGCCTCTACTTCGTTAAGATTAGGAAATTTAGCTGGAACGCTATCCCTTATATTGACTATATGACTTCCATAGATTGAACTAATAGGCCCTACCCAAAGATTTGTCTCTAACTTCTTCAATGAATTTAAAAAAGCT of the SAR86 cluster bacterium genome contains:
- a CDS encoding M3 family metallopeptidase, whose translation is MNPFLKEYSTPYKIPPFQDIKSKHYMPAFLAGMKEHLIEIDGIVKDTNEPTFENTIVELERTGKTLDKVSNVFFNLLSSNTNDEMDDIAKEISPLLSAHGDKISLNKNLFKKVKSVYQKKSTLNLNTEQQRLVDETYKKFIRSGVQLNTDSMDKLTEINQQLSSLSLQFDQNLLKETNEGYNLVIEDESMLEGLPKDVINQAQKLAESSGSKGKWIFKPTRVSMYPFLTYSTKRDLREKLYKSYIKRGDNDNGKDNKNLAIQMADLRTQKANLLGYKTHADFILENTMAKNTQQVKNLLDQVWVPGLERAKSEAKEMQNLIQEEGKNFKLAAWDWWHYSEKIRQLKYDFSEEEIKPYFSENKVLQGAFDVATKLFEINFTERFDLPKYRENIRTFEVKNLSGEVIGIFYTDYTVRSNKGGGAWMNTFRSQSKFDGKQIPLVMNTCNFPPPNEDGVSLLSFEQVTTLFHEFGHALHGLLSDATYPSLSGTRVTRDYVEFPSQMMENWAGEPEVIASFAKHYQTDEPIPEELLKKITKASKFNQGFSTTEYVAAAYLDMAWHTQDQKIEDANIFEKNTLDSLGLIPEINSRYRSTYFAHIFAGGYSMGYYSYLWTEVLEADAFQPFREKGIFDKETANKLKKYVYSAGNTDDLMTQYKRYRGAEPKIEPLLKKRGLDEF
- a CDS encoding DUF3445 domain-containing protein, translated to MKKKPIHIPYKNGKGGIKIGLETIASSKWLEIDSFFAKEINNKKSLFIDNHTQVYQDTPESIDSQKEVLKLITQNLSTYHPDHYQKAKKNIFFQENLTPLESAALLVQEDLLIMSRQDKEYFLSAASLCSPSNWSLTEKFNKSLMDVHDDVPTYSNLIGDKVNHIFINLPNQKIFQRFNWSIYESPDLYQPAINKRSIKRAKDINNYNAGEKLFIRVERQTIRRLAITKSILFTVKVHITPLEDIKNDINLLKDLNKGINNLGQSLKKYKSIDQIEEPLTGWLKEAIRHLS
- a CDS encoding glutathione S-transferase C-terminal domain-containing protein yields the protein MTKKYKLFGGEISPYSVKIRSYFRYKEIPYSWIIRGPSNEKVFQKYSKLPIIPLVISPNKEGIQDSTVIMDKLEQLHTNKSIVPDDPSIAFISFLLEEYADEWGNKHMFQYRWKAEIDQNSASARIAEMNLPSYIKYIPIINTIIKYRISNLIKNRMSKRLWVIGSNKSTENQISESFMNLLSLMQKHLKDRPFIFGKKPSYADFGLWGQIYNAWTDPTPRTIIEHKYSGLLPWIQRMLNPKEEGPYESWDLLSPTLMPILKEEIANTFLPWTEAITAGIRSNKKEISIKLNGTKFMHSLGGPQKYHVKSLAALKHRYMILEDKTSLDKILVDAGIKEFFDL
- a CDS encoding HupE/UreJ family protein, yielding MISRLILYLFLSAISLNILSHEMNPARLIVEELSVGKYKATWMYPLKNNNIEPEVTFSNCKKFNDGLPKLNGKYLVNEMVLDCDSSMQGQSISIKGLSRTTDALVAINYLDKSSFQGLVTVNDSSIIIPSEISIYPTSYFRLGIEHLLSGFDHILFIFGLLFIILGLGTLIKTITAFTVAHSITLAVSVLGIFSLPQLVTESLIALTLIYLALEIDEKTLFKTTPWFFAFGFGLLHGFGFAGALTEIGIANENLAFSLLFFNLGIEVGQLLILAVFGISIIAFKYLNIEEFVHKFSSYFIGGVGSFWLIERILSILN